The Desulfuromonas sp. TF DNA segment CGCTTCGTTGGAAGCGAATTTGCCGGTGCCGACCATCAGACGCGATTTGAAACGCCGGCCGGCGATGATTAACTCGTCCATTTTTAAACCTCGTGGTGAATCTGGGAATACAGAATGTAGAATACAGAATATAGAATAAAAGAAATCAGAATGAACTCCTTCTGTATTCCAAATTCTGTATTCTGTGTTCCGCCTTTGCTTTTTAACCGCCCCCGACGAACTGGACGATCTCCAGAATATCGCCTTCGGTCATGACGGTTTCGGCGAAACGGTCCCGGGGGACGATGTCGCGGTTGCGCTCCACCGCCACCCGTGCGGCATCTAGGCCGAGGGCTTCGAGAAGCTGCTGGATGGTCGCGGTGAAGGCGAACTCTTTCTTGTTTCCGTTGACGGTAATAGTCATAATGCTCGTTCCTCGTTCCGGTCTACTCCGGTTCTTCCCCCAGCAGGAGACGCAGCGCGGCGTTCGCCTGGTGGTGGGCGGCGATCCCCACTCGCGGAGCCATCAGTCCTTCACCGACCCGGGCCGCCGTCTCGCCGTCTCCAGCCAGGTAGAGATTTGTGGCTGCGCGGCGGGTCGTGACGGTATTCGACGGACCGTATCCCGCCATTCCGGAGGCGGCGACCAACGGTTTGCCCGGACAGCGGCTGAGAAAGGTCTCGACCAGCATCGCCTTCTGGTCGGGGGCGTCGAAGGCCTCGACCATGACGTCGACTCCGTTGAAAATTCGCGGGATGTTCTCCCGGTCGAGCCGCCCGTAAAAGACCGCCACTCCCACGCAGGGATTGATGCGCTGCAGGTTGGCGCGCAGGGCGTCGACCTTGGGCATGCCGATCTGATCCACAAAATACTGCTGGCGATTCAGGTTGGAAGGCTCGATGACGTCGAAATCCGCGACGATCAGCCGCCCCACGCCGATGCGCGCCAGGGCGACCGCAATGGCCGAGCCGAGCCCACCGGCGCCGGCGATCCCCACCGTCGCCTTCTTGATCCGCTCGTGCACGCCGGGGGTGTGACGGGCCGCCATCAAGGCCTCCAGTTCGTCCGGCGTGGGATGTTCGCCGCGTCGGATGAGAACCACCCGGTCGCCTTCCGTCAGCGGCCTATCCTCCTGAAGGGGAAAGCCGTTGAGAATGACGACGTCAGCCTCGGGCTTGCGAGCTTCACGCAGTTCGAAGAGGGTCGCCCCTTCGGGCATGTCCACCGGCTGTTCGTTGAGCAGTATTTTCATAAATAGCAAAAGGGGCCGCGTGAAAAACGGCCCCTTCCGAAAAGTTTTCCCGGCAGGTTTCGCCGCTTCCCTACGCCGGCATGATCCGGATCAGGTTCAAAGGGTCGTTCCGGCTGCGGAACTCTCAGTGCAATACTCCCCTAGGGCGTTCTCCAATTGTGAGTGTAAAGCTATCAGTAATGTCGGAGGAAAGTCAATGTCTTTGTTGTGCCCGGACTCCGGGCCCCGCACGGATTGCTTAAGACCCGATACCTTGCCGTTTGCGGTGAACGCGGTTCGCCGTAGACAGGTTTTCGCAAATCAGGCACGGCGATCCGTCGCCTTTTCATTTAGAATATAAACATGAGTATTGACGAAGCGGAAATCCGCTTCTATCCCCCTGTGATAATTTTCGACTGGAATCCTATGAAACAGAATCTTCGGGTCGTCCGGGGGCGGGAAATCAGAAAGGAAGATCTGGTCCAGATCATTGCCCTGAACCATCTTGTCTATGGTCCTGAAGCGACCGCATCGCTGGAGAATGTGGAGCGCGTTCTCGCGAAAAACGGCGAGACCTGTCTGGTCGTACGGGATGAAGCCCGGGGAACAGTCGTCGGATACATGAGCGCTCTCCCTCTGGTGCCGGAAGCTTTTCAACGGATTCTAGACGAGGAATCCGAAGAATTTCTCGATGCCGACGATGTCGTCGAATATGATTTTTCGGATCCGAAACCGAAATTTTACCATCTGTATCTGGCTTCCGTCGTGGTGGAAACTTCCTGTCAAAGGTCGGGAATTTTTCGGTTATTGTATGTCAGCTTTCTCGATGCCCTGCTGGCCCTTGGAAGAGAAAACAGCATCTTTTTCAGGGATCTGGCGGCCCGGACTCTGCTCCAAGGCGAGAAAATCTGCCTGGCGCTCGGCATGAACCAGATCGGAAATTCCTGCCGGAACGAGAAGATATATTATTCTGAAATGCCTCCTCCCTTCCTGGGCCAGAGTTCCGGAAAGGGGAAGGAACTTGTCAGGTTTTATGCCGAAGCACTCCAGCGGGGATAAGGTTCCGCTCCCCCCTCTTTTTTCCTTTTCCCTTCTGTACTAAAATAAATACAAAGAGATTTTTCCGCCGCAGCGGCGGAGAAAGGAGCCGGCCATGGAAAAGGAAAGATTCAGAGGTATCTGCTCGGTGGCCTCCGAAGGGAAGCTCAAATGGGTCGACAACCTCAAGACCCATCAGTCCGGTCGGGTTCTCTCCTGCGCTTCAGGTAAATTCGAGATCGAATCCGAAGGCCATCACAGGAAATGGAATCCGGAGGAGTGTGCGGAAAGGACCTACGGCTACCTGCCGGTATACGGGGAAGACTGAGCTTCCCTGTCTGCTACCGGAGGACCCTGAGCCGGCCGGCCGGCGCCTCATCCACACGGCCGACCACCCAGCCGTTTACACCCTTGCCTGCGAGAGCGGCCAGCAAGGCATCGGCCCGTCCGGCGGGAACGGCCATCAGCAGCCCCCCGGAGGTCTGGGGGTCGGAGAGAATGTCGAGATCTTCGGGTGAAATGTTCCCTCCATCGAGGACCCGCGGCAGGTAGTGTTCGCGATTATTATAGCTGCCGGCGGGAATCAATCCCATGCCGGCCATCTCCCGTGCCTTAGGGTAGACGGGGAGAGCAGCGGCGTCGAGTTCGATCAGCACGCCGCTTGCCTCGGCCATCTCCAGAGCATGACCCAGAAGGCTGAAGCCGGTGATGTCGGTGCAGGCCGAAATGCCGATATCCAGCATGGCCTCGCAGGCGCCCCGGTTGAGGGCCTCCATCCCGGCGATCGCCTCAGCCATATCTTTTTCAGTGAGCACTTCCCCCTTGAGGGCGGTGGCCAGAATCCCTGTTCCCAGGGGCTTGGTCAGAACCAGTCTGTCGCCCGGGCGGGCACCGACGGTGCTCACCAGTTCCGCAGGATGGACGATGCCCGTCACCGCCAGGCCGACTTTA contains these protein-coding regions:
- the thiS gene encoding sulfur carrier protein ThiS, with protein sequence MTITVNGNKKEFAFTATIQQLLEALGLDAARVAVERNRDIVPRDRFAETVMTEGDILEIVQFVGGG
- the selD gene encoding selenide, water dikinase SelD, whose protein sequence is MAEKPVRLTSLSRSSGUAAKLAPGPLAQVLRQLPSFEDENFLSAAIPYADAGVYRLDDERALVQSIDFFTPVVDDPRSYGRIAAANALSDIYAMGGKPLTALSLVGFPACLDRGILVEILCGGVEKVKEAGAIIVGGHTVDDDEPKVGLAVTGIVHPAELVSTVGARPGDRLVLTKPLGTGILATALKGEVLTEKDMAEAIAGMEALNRGACEAMLDIGISACTDITGFSLLGHALEMAEASGVLIELDAAALPVYPKAREMAGMGLIPAGSYNNREHYLPRVLDGGNISPEDLDILSDPQTSGGLLMAVPAGRADALLAALAGKGVNGWVVGRVDEAPAGRLRVLR
- the thiF gene encoding sulfur carrier protein ThiS adenylyltransferase ThiF yields the protein MKILLNEQPVDMPEGATLFELREARKPEADVVILNGFPLQEDRPLTEGDRVVLIRRGEHPTPDELEALMAARHTPGVHERIKKATVGIAGAGGLGSAIAVALARIGVGRLIVADFDVIEPSNLNRQQYFVDQIGMPKVDALRANLQRINPCVGVAVFYGRLDRENIPRIFNGVDVMVEAFDAPDQKAMLVETFLSRCPGKPLVAASGMAGYGPSNTVTTRRAATNLYLAGDGETAARVGEGLMAPRVGIAAHHQANAALRLLLGEEPE